The window ATCTTCTTTGCCGCGATCGGTTTCGGCGTATTAGGCGGGACCGGCATCGGACTAGGGTATTCTGCTGCAACTCCTGCCGCAGTGAAATGGTTCTCGTCTGAAAAGAAAGGGCTTATTGTCGGTCTCGTCGTAGGCGGCTTCGGGCTTGCGCCTGTGTATATCGCCCCCCTTTCGAAGTACCTTCTGGCGACCTACGGAATCGGCACTTCATTCAGGATCCTCGGCATCGCTTTTATGGCGATAACCGTGGTGTTGGCGCAGTTCATCAGGAACCCGCCGGTTCCCCTTCCGTCTCAAAAAGGACCAATGACGGCCGGCACGGTGAAGCCCCTTCAAAAAGACTATTCATGGCAACAGATGCTCAAGACACCGTCGTTCTATTCACTCTACATTCAATTTGCCTGTGCTGCCACCGCCGGCCTGATGATCATCGGACACCTTGCAAAGATCGTATCGGTCCAGTCCGAAAATACGATAAAGATCGGTTTTGTCTTTGTTGCCCTTCTCGCGATCTTCAACGCCGGGGGCCGCGTTGTGGCAGGCCTGGTCTCGGACTATATCGGCAGAGTGGTGACGATAGCCCTGGTCTGTACCATGCAGTCCCTCGTCATGTTCTTCTTCCCCCTGTTCACCTCGGTGAACGACTTTATTCTCGGTTCAGCAATTGTAGGCTTCAACTACGGCGCTTGTCTTGCCCTTTTCCCTGCAACAACGGCTGATTACTGGGGGACAAAAAATCTGGGGCTGAACTACGGGATATTATTTACTTCGTGGGGTGTGGGAGGGATCTTCGGCCCGATGCTGGCCGGAAAGATCGCCGACGCGACCGGTTCCTATGCGCGTGCCTACTCGGTGGCGTCGGGACTCCTGTTGTTCGCGGTATTTCTCGCCATGATAAGCTATATTAACATCTCCGTGAACATCCCTGAACGGGAATTAAAGATCAAACTGGGGAAAAGCAGGTCGGGGATACCGGTCAAGGTGGAAAATGAGGAGTAAGCAGCGCGGCTCTGACCTTCGCCGACAAGGTTTTTTTCAGTTTCGGCGTCGTATATACGGGCCAGTTGGGAAAGCAACCCGTGTACGCCACGACCCTGATCTGTGATAAATCTACCTTGTCCTTCATCTTGTCCAGGTCGTCCTCACGGATCCCGCCTGCGTCAGCAACCTTGTTGAATACCGCCATCGTCACATTGTCATGTTTCTTTGCAAAAGGCAGCATTGACGGAAAACCATAAAAAGGATATAGTGGGTTCCAATTGGAACACGTCCTTTCTAACATCGTCGATATAGTGCGAGGGTCTAATAAAACAGAGCACTCGTATTCTATGGTCAAGGAGAAATCATGAACATGAAGGTATTGATACATGTCTCTCACATGAAAGAACATGCATCAACAGTGTGCCGTCGTGCCCGCCGATCGTCGAGTTT of the Nitrospirota bacterium genome contains:
- a CDS encoding OFA family MFS transporter, producing MGEKGWVVAFAGMGLNLTLGILYAWSMFSKQLTESIENNGFGWSKTNATLPYTIAIACFAVVMVPAGRLQDRFGPRIVATAGAIFAGAGLILASFASPDSIFFAAIGFGVLGGTGIGLGYSAATPAAVKWFSSEKKGLIVGLVVGGFGLAPVYIAPLSKYLLATYGIGTSFRILGIAFMAITVVLAQFIRNPPVPLPSQKGPMTAGTVKPLQKDYSWQQMLKTPSFYSLYIQFACAATAGLMIIGHLAKIVSVQSENTIKIGFVFVALLAIFNAGGRVVAGLVSDYIGRVVTIALVCTMQSLVMFFFPLFTSVNDFILGSAIVGFNYGACLALFPATTADYWGTKNLGLNYGILFTSWGVGGIFGPMLAGKIADATGSYARAYSVASGLLLFAVFLAMISYINISVNIPERELKIKLGKSRSGIPVKVENEE
- a CDS encoding phosphate/phosphite/phosphonate ABC transporter substrate-binding protein; translation: MLPFAKKHDNVTMAVFNKVADAGGIREDDLDKMKDKVDLSQIRVVAYTGCFPNWPVYTTPKLKKTLSAKVRAALLTPHFPP